One Virgibacillus proomii DNA window includes the following coding sequences:
- a CDS encoding glutamate synthase subunit beta, which translates to MGKQTGFMEYDRQTRRERDPLKRTKDWFDYTIPLTDKEIQIQGARCMDCGVPTCHTGMELDGVTTGCPVYHLIPEWNELVYQGKWKEALELAHVQNNFPEFTGIACPAPCEGACVLGINKPPVAIRTIERAIIEKGFAEGWVVPSPPKKRTGKKVAVVGSGPAGLAAAAQLNKAGHLVTVFERSDRVGGLLTYGIPEMKLSYDIVMRRVAILEQEGIKFLTNTEVGKDITKEALKQQFDAIILCSGATVHRDLQVEGNHLKGIHFAMDFLHANTKSLLDSNLQDDNYISAAGKDVVVIGGGDTGTDCLATAVRHNCKSLVQFDIYDKKGFVREMETNPWPQYPKIHRVEYGHKEAGRVFGSDPRAYTVMTKKLVGDEYGNVKEVHTMNVKLCYDEAGNKIRKEIPGTDKVWPADLVLIAIGFRGPEQTLLQHFGVDTTDKSTALAEYDDYRTNVDGIFAAGDMRRGQSLIVWAIHEGRGAARECDRYLMGETVLP; encoded by the coding sequence ATGGGAAAACAAACCGGATTTATGGAATATGACAGACAAACAAGAAGAGAAAGAGATCCGCTTAAACGAACGAAGGATTGGTTTGATTATACCATTCCACTAACCGATAAGGAAATTCAAATTCAAGGGGCACGCTGCATGGACTGCGGCGTTCCTACTTGCCATACCGGTATGGAATTAGATGGAGTTACTACGGGTTGTCCAGTCTATCATCTGATCCCTGAGTGGAATGAGTTGGTTTATCAAGGAAAGTGGAAGGAAGCTTTGGAATTGGCGCATGTACAAAACAATTTTCCGGAATTTACAGGGATAGCATGTCCGGCACCTTGTGAGGGAGCATGCGTACTCGGGATTAATAAGCCGCCAGTTGCTATTCGGACAATAGAACGAGCAATCATTGAAAAAGGATTTGCAGAAGGATGGGTCGTTCCAAGTCCTCCTAAAAAGCGAACCGGAAAGAAGGTGGCAGTTGTTGGGTCAGGACCAGCGGGTCTTGCTGCAGCAGCCCAACTCAATAAAGCAGGACATCTTGTAACGGTCTTTGAACGGAGCGATCGAGTGGGGGGATTATTAACATATGGGATTCCGGAAATGAAGCTCTCCTATGATATTGTTATGCGACGTGTAGCTATTTTAGAGCAAGAAGGAATCAAGTTCCTAACGAATACGGAAGTTGGCAAGGATATTACCAAAGAAGCGCTAAAACAGCAATTTGATGCAATCATACTTTGCAGTGGAGCAACGGTACATCGGGATCTCCAAGTAGAGGGAAATCATCTAAAAGGAATTCATTTCGCCATGGATTTTCTTCATGCTAATACAAAAAGTCTATTAGATTCGAATTTACAGGATGATAATTATATCTCAGCAGCAGGTAAAGATGTGGTAGTAATCGGCGGTGGAGATACGGGGACGGATTGTTTAGCGACCGCTGTCCGTCATAATTGCAAAAGCCTCGTTCAATTTGATATTTATGATAAAAAAGGGTTCGTACGTGAGATGGAAACAAATCCTTGGCCGCAATATCCAAAAATTCATCGTGTTGAATACGGTCATAAAGAAGCTGGTCGTGTATTTGGCTCAGACCCTCGAGCGTATACAGTGATGACGAAAAAGTTGGTAGGTGATGAATACGGGAATGTAAAAGAAGTTCATACCATGAATGTAAAGCTTTGCTACGATGAGGCTGGTAATAAAATACGTAAGGAAATTCCCGGTACAGATAAAGTTTGGCCTGCTGATCTCGTATTAATTGCTATCGGATTTCGTGGTCCGGAACAAACGTTACTCCAGCATTTTGGTGTAGATACTACAGATAAATCAACCGCTTTAGCAGAGTATGACGACTATCGCACGAATGTAGATGGAATTTTTGCAGCTGGCGATATGCGCCGTGGCCAAAGTTTGATCGTTTGGGCTATTCATGAAGGGCGAGGTGCAGCAAGGGAGTGTGATCGTTATTTAATGGGAGAGACAGTATTGCCATAG
- the rlmN gene encoding 23S rRNA (adenine(2503)-C(2))-methyltransferase RlmN, which yields MSKPSIYGMTYEQLKDWLMDHGQKRFRADQVWNWLYKKRINHFSDMKNINKETIGLLDEHFVLGVLEEEVKQESKDGTIKYLFRLTDGNLIETVLMRFNYGLSVCVTTQVGCNIGCSFCASGLLNKSRDLTSGEIVEQIMMVQKNLDLKGKDERVSHIVVMGIGEPLDNFDNLMDFIYIVNDDRGLNIGARHITVSTSGLAHKIYKFADTGVQVNLAVSIHAPNNELRRSIMKINKAFPIEKLMDAIHYYLQKTNRRITYEYIMLKDVNDHQEEAIQLAELLKDHRKLAYVNLIPYNTVDEHSQYQRSDSATIQAFFETLKEQGINCGVRWENGADIDAACGQLRSKQIKKMKPNRSRSLSK from the coding sequence ATGAGTAAACCGTCCATTTATGGAATGACATATGAACAATTAAAGGATTGGCTAATGGACCATGGACAAAAACGGTTTCGTGCGGATCAGGTGTGGAATTGGTTATATAAAAAAAGAATTAATCACTTTTCTGACATGAAGAATATCAATAAGGAAACGATTGGCTTACTAGACGAACATTTTGTCCTTGGTGTGCTTGAAGAAGAAGTAAAACAAGAATCAAAAGACGGTACGATTAAGTATTTGTTCCGCCTGACAGATGGAAATTTAATTGAAACCGTATTAATGCGTTTTAATTATGGTCTATCTGTTTGTGTTACGACCCAAGTAGGGTGTAATATTGGCTGCAGTTTTTGTGCCAGCGGTTTGCTAAATAAAAGTCGTGACTTAACAAGTGGTGAAATTGTTGAGCAAATAATGATGGTGCAAAAGAATCTCGATTTAAAAGGAAAAGACGAGCGAGTAAGTCATATTGTCGTTATGGGAATTGGCGAACCATTAGATAATTTTGATAATTTAATGGATTTCATCTATATCGTTAATGATGATCGTGGGTTAAATATTGGTGCTAGACATATTACTGTATCAACCAGTGGTCTTGCTCATAAAATTTATAAGTTTGCGGATACCGGAGTTCAAGTGAACTTAGCTGTTTCCATTCATGCACCAAATAATGAATTGCGCAGAAGTATTATGAAGATAAATAAGGCCTTTCCAATTGAAAAATTAATGGATGCCATTCATTACTATTTACAAAAGACAAACCGACGCATTACGTATGAGTATATTATGTTAAAAGATGTGAATGACCACCAAGAAGAAGCAATTCAGTTGGCTGAGCTATTAAAGGACCATCGCAAGCTCGCTTATGTCAATTTGATCCCATATAATACCGTTGATGAGCACAGTCAATATCAACGCAGTGATTCTGCTACCATTCAAGCTTTTTTTGAAACATTGAAAGAGCAAGGAATTAATTGTGGTGTACGTTGGGAAAATGGTGCAGATATTGATGCAGCTTGTGGTCAGTTGCGTAGTAAACAAATCAAGAAGATGAAGCCAAACAGATCAAGAAGCCTAAGTAAATAG
- a CDS encoding thiol-disulfide oxidoreductase DCC family protein: MDKIILFDGICNFCDRSVQFILKRDKQEQFLFASLQGGVGQKLFKKYRIPSNMNSLVLLDGEKYYVKSTAALRICKELAGVWKLLYGLIIIPRPIRDFVYQFIANHRYQWFGQKKSCSLPSAKTRKRFL, translated from the coding sequence ATGGACAAAATAATACTCTTTGATGGGATATGTAACTTTTGTGATCGAAGTGTCCAATTTATTTTAAAACGGGATAAACAAGAACAGTTTCTGTTTGCCTCGCTACAAGGAGGTGTCGGGCAAAAGCTATTCAAAAAATACCGAATTCCTTCGAACATGAATAGCCTTGTTCTGCTTGACGGAGAAAAGTATTATGTTAAATCAACCGCTGCGCTTCGCATTTGTAAAGAGCTTGCAGGGGTATGGAAGCTATTATACGGTCTCATCATCATTCCCAGACCAATTCGCGACTTTGTTTATCAATTTATTGCAAACCATCGTTATCAATGGTTTGGACAAAAGAAAAGTTGCAGTTTACCTTCCGCTAAAACGAGAAAGCGATTTTTATAA